In Limosilactobacillus sp. WILCCON 0051, a single window of DNA contains:
- a CDS encoding NAD(P)-dependent alcohol dehydrogenase, whose product MKMKAAVVRQATDPYKFEEVELAEPKNDEVLVRITASGLCHTDEFGRTLGMSPIVLGHEGAGIIEKLGENVKDFAVGDHVAFSYAFCGHCKSCVQGRPQYCEKFNEINFGGVGADGQSKLSQNGQPVAMFFGQSSFAQYATISEESIVKIDEDVDLAMIAPFGCGVQTGAGAVLNTLRPHVDETLAVFGCGAVGFSAIMAAKVAGCRQIIAVGGNEHSLALAKELGATDVINRKQLPAGQTMAQAVQAISNGGVNYAIDTSGNGNMIQNAIQSTCLNGKIVLLAPSGEVENFDFGKDVLMAYRTVIGCCEGDSNPKIFIPRLVQLYKEGRFPIDKIITKYPFEQLEQAREDSNAGKVIKAVVTME is encoded by the coding sequence ATGAAAATGAAAGCTGCCGTTGTTCGTCAAGCTACGGATCCATACAAATTTGAAGAAGTCGAACTTGCTGAGCCAAAGAATGACGAGGTCCTGGTACGCATCACTGCCAGCGGTCTGTGCCACACTGATGAATTTGGCCGCACGCTTGGCATGTCGCCGATTGTTTTGGGACATGAAGGGGCCGGCATCATTGAAAAACTGGGTGAAAACGTCAAAGACTTTGCGGTTGGCGATCATGTAGCCTTTTCATACGCCTTTTGCGGTCACTGCAAGAGCTGCGTTCAAGGCCGTCCTCAATACTGTGAAAAATTTAACGAAATTAATTTTGGCGGCGTGGGTGCTGATGGTCAGAGCAAGCTGTCGCAAAACGGTCAGCCGGTAGCAATGTTTTTTGGCCAATCATCATTTGCTCAATATGCTACGATCAGCGAAGAAAGCATCGTAAAAATCGATGAAGACGTTGATCTGGCCATGATTGCACCATTTGGCTGTGGCGTTCAGACTGGTGCCGGGGCCGTCTTAAACACGCTGCGTCCCCACGTTGACGAAACGCTGGCTGTCTTTGGCTGTGGTGCGGTTGGCTTTAGCGCGATCATGGCTGCCAAGGTGGCCGGCTGTCGTCAGATTATCGCAGTCGGCGGCAATGAGCACAGTCTGGCACTGGCCAAGGAACTGGGCGCAACCGACGTAATCAACCGCAAGCAGCTGCCGGCTGGTCAAACGATGGCCCAGGCAGTCCAGGCAATCTCAAATGGCGGCGTCAACTATGCTATTGATACCTCTGGCAATGGCAACATGATCCAAAACGCCATTCAAAGTACCTGTCTGAATGGTAAGATCGTTTTGCTGGCGCCATCTGGTGAAGTTGAGAACTTTGACTTTGGCAAGGACGTCTTGATGGCATATCGGACTGTAATTGGCTGTTGTGAAGGCGACTCCAATCCAAAGATCTTTATTCCACGGCTGGTTCAACTCTACAAAGAAGGCCGGTTCCCAATTGACAAGATCATTACCAAGTATCCGTTTGAACAGTTGGAACAGGCCCGCGAAGACTCCAACGCGGGTAAGGTTATCAAGGCCGTCGTAACGATGGAGTAG